In Zingiber officinale cultivar Zhangliang chromosome 6A, Zo_v1.1, whole genome shotgun sequence, a single genomic region encodes these proteins:
- the LOC121996851 gene encoding homeobox protein knotted-1-like 3, with translation MAAAAAEEEQQLVKAEMAVHPLWEQLLGAHVGCLRVATPTDHLPLIDAQLAQSHHLVRYYGAAAGRLRHPVLSPQDKQELDAFLAQYAMLLGSFREQLQQHVRVHAVEAVMACREMEQSLRVLTGVTLEEGSGATMSDDEDELGPADCPMDVAVEGHDMVGLGPLLPTESERSLMDTVRQGLKIELKQGFRSRIEDVREEILRKRRAGKLPGDTTSILKQWWLQNSKWPYPTEDDKAKLVEETGLQLKQINNWFINQRKRNWHSNSQSATTLKSKRKR, from the exons atggcggcggcggcggcggaggaggagcAGCAGCTCGTGAAGGCGGAGATGGCGGTGCACCCGCTGTGGGAGCAGCTGCTGGGGGCCCACGTCGGATGCCTGCGCGTCGCGACGCCCACCGACCACCTCCCGCTCATCGACGCGCAGCTGGCGCAGTCGCACCACCTCGTACGCTACTACGGAGCTGCCGCCGGCCGCCTCCGTCATCCGGTGCTATCCCCCCAAGACAAGCAGGAGCTCGATGCCTTCTTG GCGCAGTATGCGATGCTACTGGGCTCGTTCCGGGAGCAGCTGCAGCAGCACGTACGGGTGCACGCCGTGGAGGCGGTCATGGCGTGCAGAGAGATGGAGCAGTCTCTGCGAGTCCTCACAG GAGTGACACTCGAAGAAGGGTCGGGAGCAACTATGTCGGACGACGAGGATGAACTCGGGCCGGCGGATTGCCCCATGGATGTGGCGGTGGAGGGGCATGACATGGTAGGACTCGGCCCACTTCTTCCCACAGAATCTGAGAGGTCCCTAATGGACACAGTACGACAGGGATTGAAGATTGAACTGAAACAG GGATTTAGGTCGAGAATTGAGGATGTAAGAGAAGAGATACTTCGAAAGAGAAGAGCTGGGAAGTTGCCAGGCGACACCACTTCAATTCTGAAGCAATGGTGGTTACAAAATTCTAAATGGCCATATCCAACT GAAGACGACAAAGCTAAATTAGTCGAGGAGACGGGCTTGCAGCTAAAGCAAATTAACAATTGGTTCATCAATCAGCGAAAGCGCAATTGGCACAGCAATTCTCAATCAGCAACAACCCTCAAGTCTAAACGCAAAAG GTAA
- the LOC121996849 gene encoding protein TRANSPARENT TESTA GLABRA 1-like: MASKAQESPLNPNVFTLDSPHPVYAMAFSSSTAASSPRLALGSFLEEYGNRVELVGFDDDALAFRPEPALSFDHPYPPTKLMFHPLTIPLLASASDSLRIWHVGSDATDLRSLLDSSKSSGYCAPLTSFDWNDLEPHRIGTSSIDTTCTIWDVDRGVIETQLIAHDKEVYDIAWGEAGVFASVSADGSVRIFDLRDKEHSTIIYESLRPDTPLLRLAWNKIDRCYMAVTMMDSNRVVVLDIRYPTAPVAELQKHRASVNAIAWAPQAARHICSAGDDGQALIWELPAAAPGSGSSTAATTAVAPEGIDPVLVYPAGSEINQLQWSAAHPDWIGIAFSNKVQLLRV, from the coding sequence atggCAAGCAAAGCTCAAGAATCCCCGCTGAACCCTAATGTCTTCACCCTCGACTCGCCTCACCCAGTCTACGCCATGGCCTTCTCCTCTTCCACCGCCGCCTCCTCTCCGCGTCTCGCCCTGGGCTCCTTCTTGGAGGAGTATGGCAACCGCGTCGAACTGGTGGGCTTCGACGACGACGCCCTCGCCTTCCGCCCCGAGCCAGCTCTCTCCTTCGACCACCCTTACCCTCCCACCAAGCTCATGTTCCACCCCCTCACAATCCCTCTCCTAGCCTCCGCCTCCGACTCGCTCCGCATCTGGCACGTCGGCTCCGACGCCACCGACCTCCGCTCCCTCCTCGACAGCAGCAAGTCCAGCGGATACTGCGCGCCCCTCACATCCTTCGACTGGAACGACCTCGAGCCCCACCGCATCGGCACCTCCTCTATCGACACCACCTGCACGATTTGGGACGTCGACCGTGGCGTCATCGAGACGCAGCTCATCGCCCACGATAAGGAGGTGTATGACATTGCCTGGGGCGAGGCCGGCGTCTTTGCCTCCGTCTCGGCTGACGGATCTGTCCGCATCTTCGACCTCCGCGACAAGGAGCACTCTACCATTATCTACGAGAGCCTTCGTCCCGACACCCCCCTCCTCCGCCTCGCCTGGAACAAAATTGACCGCTGCTACATGGCCGTCACCATGATGGATAGCAACCGCGTCGTCGTGCTTGACATCCGCTACCCTACCGCCCCCGTTGCCGAACTTCAGAAACACCGCGCCAGCGTCAACGCCATCGCTTGGGCGCCGCAGGCCGCGCGGCATATTTGCTCCGCGGGGGATGATGGTCAGGCGCTGATCTGGGAATTGCCTGCGGCCGCACCAGGTAGTGGCTCCTCGACGGCGGCCACCACCGCAGTAGCTCCAGAGGGCATAGATCCAGTTCTGGTCTACCCAGCTGGCTCGGAAATCAACCAGCTTCAGTGGTCTGCTGCACACCCTGATTGGATTGGAATCGCCTTCTCCAACAAGGTGCAGCTGCTTAGGGTCTGA
- the LOC121996854 gene encoding uncharacterized protein LOC121996854 has protein sequence MATRIDDLLGVSLGQVFWKPESRQKGKPVVPEKGDHDKTILPKMRFVRAFTIKVKKKKREIRDPVRESRRWMLGECDALVDRWWTPSWRILQSQQRQCRAREGFPDDDPPTLKSVSDDV, from the exons ATGGCTACAAGAATAGATGATTTGCTTGGGGTGTCTCTAGGACAAGTTTTCTGGAAACCAGAATCAAGACAAAAAGGAAAACCAGTAGTTCCAGAGAAGGGTGACCATGATAAGACAATATTGCCAAAGATGAGGTTTGTGCGAGCATTTACAAT CAAagtgaaaaaaaagaagagagagatTAGAGATCCTGTCCGAGAATCGAGACGATGGATGCTGGGAGAATGCGACGCTCTTGTTGATCGTTGGTGGActccgagctggaggatcttgcAATCACaacagcgtcagtgccgagccagggaggggttccccgacgatgaccctccgacgctcaagtcggtCTCCGACGATGTGTAA